The Anastrepha ludens isolate Willacy chromosome 2, idAnaLude1.1, whole genome shotgun sequence DNA window TTCACTCTGCGCCTTCTGTTCTGTATCATTCATCTCTTCTAACATTTGCAGCCGCTGTTCAGCACTCATATGCTTATTCGCCGTATGGTTCAAACGACTTTCCAGCTTCAGAAGTAATGATTTGAAATCCTCCAACACTTTATTACGCTTATCTTTTTCTTTAGACATTTTACGGTTTTCCATACGTTGCTGTTGAACtttatttgaaagattttgtagaTCTCTCTGCAGTAGTTCCACCTTTAAGAAAGAGAAgtgaaaaagtatttatatgATTTACCGTTTACCGTTAATTCTATTGGAGTACAAACCTCAGCTCCTTTTAAAATAGTCATAtctatgaatttttgaatttgttcTTTAACCTCCGAGGTTTCCTCGTTCAATACAGATATGGTACGCTCCACTTCATGATTATTATGGATAATATTATCCAATTTTTCATCACAACGTTTACTCTCTTTTAACATTCGTTCTGCCTCGCGCTCCAAATAGTACAGCTCATCCTCATTGCTCTCTATCTCGCGTTCTCGCTGCAACATTTGTTTCACAGCCAGCTTCCAGGTATCTATCATTTGGCGACGTTCTAAATGTGCTGCGCGATATAGTGTAGCCGTAGATTCAATACTCTGTTCGAGTGATTTTTGTTCATCATATAATTTCATCAAATCCTTGCGCAGCTTCTCCACCTCGTTATGCAGAAACTGGCGACGTGCGTCCTTCTGCCGAGCCAGCACTTCATCTTCTTTAAAGTACTTATCAATCAATTTGTATCCCTTGTTGGTGTCCTCCATGGCTTCGCGCCACTCCAATAGCACCGTTTTGGCCCACTTGACGCGTGAAGTCAAATCGTCGATTGCATTTTTGCGTCTACACAGCTCCTCTGGAAAAGAAAGTGGTGGAAAAGAAGGAACATAAAcggttttaaaaaagttttccatAACATTGTCGATGTATCTTACTCTCTGTAGTACTCAGATACTCAGTGTAGCTTTCAGTCTCCTTATTTATACGTTTAATGTCGGTTTTCAGTTTCGATTGCACTCGTTCAGCTACTTTGAAGAGGTGTACCTCAGTATGAACTTCAGTTTGATGGGCTTGCAGGAGTTTCTGCAATCACAATATATGCAAAGATGTGTGAAATGCATGCTAATGCATTTGAAGGCATTCTTACCATATTCTGATTCATGCACATTTCAGCATTTTTTGAATGCTGCAGCAATTTCTCCAAACGATCTTCGGATTGTATATTGGATTCCAACAACTGTATCTTCTCTTCAACCATCTGCTCCATTTCGGCTAGTATACACAAATTTTCTTTACTGGCCATGGGTATCTCCGAATTGGGGTCCCAACCCATGGCCAACATTGccttttgtattatttcttcTTGTACTGTATGAGGTTCCTCCGTAGGCGCCATTGCTCTTCTCTGGGATTGAACTTACAATACTTtacaatacaaataataattattttatttttatgagtacTCAATAGAAATATAAGTggagaaagttttaattttgcttCAAACGTTGACTATCAAAACTTGAataagtttgaaattgaaatcagTTCTGAGTCGATTCACGTTTTCATTGCGTCTCTACGTTTTATCAATAACATGCTATGTCACTCGTATAGCAACATGTTTTGTAACCACACACAAATATTTGGATGTATCAATAAAGCAACCCCAATTTGCATACTCTCACAGTCGCTTGTGATTTCAAAGTGTTAGGGgtcaacacaaacaaaaaccagATGAGCACGCAACAAGGGGTGGTAAAGGCATAAAATATgcaacttagaaaaatattggtaaaaaaatataaatcaagaTTGGATCAAAAGGTCTTTCTAAATAAGAACCGTTTCATTTGTCACCATATCTCCTTTTTAACTCGATACAGTTTCTCGATACACCCAATGTTTCTCCAATTTTTTCATGTCCTTCAAATAATGCATGAAATTGTTCTCTAGTCCCTAATAATATGCGTTTGTTCTATCAGTAACCTGTACATTCGAACTAATTCACTTATTGTCGAGAAATTTCCTCGAATTGGAAACAAGAAGTAGTCAATGGGGGCTTTATCTAAGGTAGTAATTTGGAACCTCATTCATCCAATTTTGCCATTAAGGCAGGGGGCTTGTACACTGTATGTGGTAGCCAttgaagtgtttgaaagaaGACTCCGCAAGCATGAGCGTTTGTGTCGCTAATGTAATGATCATTAGAAGAAGATTTTCGATTAGTTTGAGGGCCACGACAACTTTTATAGAAGCTACAAGAATGAAGACTGGTCAGATACCTTAAGGTACATGCTTTGTAAATGCCACACACTCTGCAGGAGAAGACGAAAATAAAAGGTATCGGAtttgtgtttttggttttgggCAAAACCCTTGAGTTCAGAATACAGCGATTGACACCATACGCTAGTTCCAATAGGAGGGCGACATGATTCCTGCAGCCACAGTAGAACAAATGGTCTAAAAGTATTTGGTGCAGTACTTGCTGTTGGCAGCCAAAGTTCTGACTATTGAATAAACGATGATGATTTGCTTGATCTTTGGCCTATTTACTTACAACCCAACCGGAAATGGTAATATGGTTTATGGTAACTGGTTTAAATAAGCAgccattttataatatattgtaacaTGAAGTTCTCACCTCTCTTCCCTACAACCGACCTCGCGTTTCCTAAGTATAAGGTATAAGTATATTCATACATTCCCATTCACATGAGAGTCAGTTTTCAGTCGCAGCGGACAGACCCAGTCGATTGTGAGCGGTGAGCTAACCTAACGGCTCTACTAAATTGATTTACGTCATTCCAACTAAAGAAGTATTCAAAAAGTGTTTCCTCCCCGAGGCCTACAACGACTCCGTACATTCAACcataatacaatattaaaacGATTACGAATCAATTGCAGTTAAAATGGTTTATATTACTTTAAAgtacaaaatttacaatattgaCAGTACCTCTTAGCGCATATATCAGAATTGAGTTAAAAAATAGGAGCTTGGAAAGGAAAAAAGTGGGCCCTTTTTTGGCACACATTTCCCGCGTTCACAGCATACTGTTTCCCACATCGTCTAGGAGAAATCTTGGAAATATATTATCTACGCTATCACTGTCGCCGTTGCTCAGACCCGTCACCGGCAGCTGTGGAGAATACAATCGCATATTTTGGAGTTTCTGTGTTGGAGAATGGCAATCATCACTGCAGGCTATCGATGACTCCCCGGTGCGAGGCAAATTTGTTGGCGACAAGTGTTGACTGCCAACGTGATGATTACCAATACCCATTTTATTACAAGATTCCACAACTATATCATCAATAGCTTTGGTGAGCAGCGCCTCGTCGACATTGCCAGTGATAGCTGAAATCTCAGCGCTGGCCGGGGAATTGTGACCCTCATTTATATGCGCTTTCGTATTCTCTAGAAATTCTTTGATGAAACATTCCGATATATCATCGGCAGTATGGTCAGGTGTATGGTTATTCGTGCTATTTCCAGTTTCATTTTCAGGCGTACGACTTTCAGCTTCATCTGGAAAACTCGGTAGTGGCTGACATTTGTGCGTTCGCTGTGAGACCTTATAGCGAAAGCTCTTTTGACACACATCACATTTGTAGGGCATGATGCCGGTGTGGATGCGCGTATGTACCAGAAAAGAAACCCGTTGACGAAAACATTTGCCTAGAGGTATCAGAGAACTTAGAACTTGTCTTTTAAGTAAATGCCTAGAAACTTACCACACACTTCACACTTGAACGGTTTTTCTCCGCTATGTATTCGTTCGTGATTGTGTAGAGTCGAAAGCTCCTTGAAAGCTCGGCCACAAGTTGAACACACATGTGGTTTTTCATTGCTATGATAGAGCAAGTGCTTGTGATACGATTGCTGAAAGGTAAAGGTGCGCGCACAAATCACACAAGTGTAAGGCATCTCGCCTGAAAGTAAGTGAGTGCATATGAAGTGTTATTACTAAAATGTACAATAGAAAGtcgcaaattatatatattactgATTTTAGCTTAACCGTTAATATGTTTTGTAACGTACTTTGAAAAATCTAGATTAAATAGCACATTAGGTAAAGgttttaaattttgcgattACGGAATCGATTCTGACGTCAAGTTCAAGCGAAAGGATTGCTTGATAACCTTAAAGGAGGACCGGATCCAGCCTCAATAGGATTAATAAACCGGCAACGGGTTCAGAGAAAACTCGTATGATGTGAATGTTACCTTTAGAGGGGACCGGATCCAGCCTCAATAGGATTAATAAACCGGCAACGGGTTCAGAGAAAACTCGTATAATGTAAATATTACCTTTAGAGGGCACCCGATATGTTACTGAATCTCAGGTCTGACGCTACGAAGCTACCACACAAGGCAGAGTATATCTAATAATTATTACTCGTAGTTTCTTTTTCACGACAATGAACCGGCTCATACGCCTTAACTTATACGCGACCATTTGACTAAAAACAAAGACCTGTTCCCCATTATATGTCACCACTTGGCGGAACGCTTTTTGAGATGATTGAGGTTATAAAAGAGAATTGCGAAGAACTAACATGTTCTCGAAAGTTACAGCGCACAAAAATTCACTATTTGGTATACTTTATTCTTTGGTAGAATCAATTGCTCACATTTTTTCAAAGATGATGCCGGTTAAAACGTCTATGGTGAGCGCTTGAAGGCCCAGCATACCATATATCACGCCAAGTAGTCCTTTTACTAAAGAAAACCTTCAATGACCTCATAATTTCATGTATTAGACCTGTCAATTGGTCCTCTCGGTCGTTTTATAACACTCCTATGGCTGGAACCATCTGAGGCCAACATTTGTTACTTTATTCCCGATATACAGTTCCCTCAGCTCGTAAAAGTGCTTAAGAATCGGACCTCCAGGTTATGCTTCATTCAAGAAAGCCTCAACACCCATATacccaaaaatataaataatatatataaaagtaagtaagtaaatacaATCACCGTTACTGTCATTTCATTTCAATGTCTTGTATACTCTTTGAATTGGAAAATCATAGTGAGATATGAAAGTACAACAGAGAATAGATTTTTTAGTCTTACCGGTACATTTCCAGCTGTTTGACGATTTTACTAAGAtagatttttagttttgtatttgGAAAGAGCGAACCATTAGAATATGCAACAGTTGATTTCTGTTGACTGTATTACTCAACCTGGTATCCTAGTAACGCTACCTTCAAAGTTCGAAAGAGCTTCATAACAAATAAAAGCGGACTGATGAATTAATTCTCATTTATACCATGGACTCTTTAactgaaaatttactttgggAAGACAAAGAAATTAGATTCGACACACCAAATGTGTAAGTGCTCGTTAAATTAATTTACGAATTAAAATAGTAAACAAGTTCTTCATAAATATCAATTCAGACAAAACCAGCTACGTAAAGGCGAAAAGGTTTTGGACACCATTTACCATATTGAGGATACCAAAGGCAATCCCGGTAATACAGGTCGCCTCTTAGCAACCAATTTGCGCATTATTTGGTATTCCTTATCGCACAAGAAATATAATTTGTGTTAGTCAGTGAGaagctaaaatatttatataaaaaaattaagtacttaaTCACGTTCAATCGATTTTTCCCACAATTTAGCTATCGGATTTGGCCGCTTTGTCAATACCAACACACGTTCGGTGGTGTCAAAAGTGGGTGGCCCTACACAAGCTCTCTACATACTGGCCACCGGCAGTAATACGCGCTTTGAATTCCTCTTCACCGATGTCTCTGGAGATACGGCGCGTAGGAATGCGCCAATTTTTCAAGGCATTTTCGAAATCTATCAGTATTACAAcatttatttgtatacataatatttattcgcGTAACTGTACCGTATGGTTACCCTTTATCTTCAGATTATATCAACGCACATACCTGTATAGGGATTTGAAATTACGTGGCGCCATCGTACTATCGGGACAATTGATAATTATGCCAGATGAGTTGGTCTACAGTAATGTCAATGGGGTTTGGAATTTATCAAGCGATCAAGGCAACTTAGGTTCATTTGTGGTGACGAATATTCGTTTAGTATGGTTTGCTGATGCAAATGATACCTTCAATATTAGCTTGCCATATTTGCAAATCGCGAACGTAAGTGTTTAATCAagaataaacttgtttttgtttatattctatatttataaatttccatttatttctcatttataCTATCGATATTCCATGACAAGTAAAGCGGAATAGGTAGGAATCTTGCTCCACTTTAAATACAGTCTATGAAAAGGCTTCGATACCAGGCTGGCGCAATAACTGAGTGGGTTTGCATAACTACATATGTGACTGTCACTCAATTGCTCTGACAGCAGACGATAGAAAAAGTTCCTCTTATAGTAGTCGGTCCTCGATAAGCAGTTGTTGTTACtcaagtgtatttctaccattgaAAAGATTCTCATAAAAACTACTCGCCATTCGAAAGCGATATAAAACTatatgtaggtccctccataaaGGCACACGCCACAAATTCGAAGAAATTTTCGGCTAAAAGATCTAACAATGTATGTTATTCTTCTAAGTCGGAACTTGCATGCAGTATATCTTTTGCACTAACTCCGCCTCTAACTGAAGTTGAAGGACTAAGTTCGCCAATAGCTGAATTAACCGTACATAAACAAAACAGCTCCAAAAACCGTTATTGTTTCGGCTCAGTCCAGTCGCCGTCACCGCTAAATTAAATCTTATGGGACTGAGAAATCATGTGTGATGTCTCAGCATTTATTCCTCGACTGTCCTGCTTTGTGAAGTAACCTAACCCTTAGTTTTTGATCGGTGTaaaaacctttttaattttttgttcagttATTTAATTTCGTTGCCGATATCTACACCTTATACTTTCTATAGATCCGCATTCGTGAATCGAAATATGGACCTGCACTTGTTATTCAGACTGCCGAGACCGGAGGTGGATATGTACTCGGTTTTCGCATAGATCCCGCTGAACGTCTCAATGAAGTCTACAAGGAACTCATTTCGCTGCATACCATCTATTCGGAGAACCCAAACTTTGGTGTACGTTACGACTCAGCCGAAGCCCTAAAACGTCTAGCCATCATTAAAGAGGCCGAGGAGTTCAAAACCGATGAATTTCAAGAGATCGATGAGCGCCAAGAACGTGAGGTTAACTCGAAGCTTAATACCTACTTGGCCGAGGGCACAGTAGTAGCCGGTACTGAAGCACCTGTACGAGAACCTGTCTATTGCAAGGAGTTGGGCTTTGCTATGGAACGTATACGTGAAGGTTACAAACTGCAAGATTTGTGGGATGTTTTGCCAAGAGTAGAGGGAGACTAAGAAGAAAATATGTAGTCAAGCGCAATATACGCTTCaaataaagaatgaaaaatatttaaataagttgTTTTTTTACTCGATTTACTTCTCACCAGTATGCAAACGCTTgtgctttttcaaaaaatattttgtagtaaAGGTTTTCGCGCATTCATTACACTTCCACATTTTTGCACTTTCGACTGTGCATTTACTTTGCAACTCCACAGTCGTACCACTAGGAGCTGCAGTCACTGTCTCTGATCCTTGTCCAACAGTTGGATTTGTATTGATTACTAATAGAACATTTGAATTCAACGGCGCCCCATCCACAGTATGCACAAAATCGCCGTTACTATTCAAATTTAACAAACTACCCGTTGCATTAGCCGTAACAGTCGTCGGCGCCGGTAACAACGTCAATGTGCCAAACGTGAATCCATTAGGTACCTGTGCCGGCACTTGTGTTGTATTCGCGGCCAATGTTATTTGATGTTGCTGCAATGACGGTTGTGCGGCAGATGGCGGCTGCAATATTTGTGTGCCACTATTTTCCCCCTTCAATGGCGTAGGCTGCGCTATACTAGGCATACCCTTGCTGGCAGTGGTCCCAACCTTGGTTTCTTTGTGTCGTATGCGATCACATATGTTCAGCTTGGGACTGTTGCCCGTGTAGGGCAAACACATTAGGTGGACCACTTTTAAATGTACACGTAGTGAACCCTTCATTTTGAATGTTTTCGAACAAAGATGGCATTTGAAATCGGGTTCTGAAGCGGAAGCGGTGTTGGGATTCGTTGCGAGATCGTTGCTGGTATGACTGACATTCTGATGAA harbors:
- the LOC128871791 gene encoding zinc finger protein 91; the protein is MCSLLALKCPLCAQTNFPNIDALRVSLIKAANGPLVCPICHELFLGLDKLTIHLFSHTTDMMTGSTEAATAAAAAEAKDTNRPCTSQTVKKTATVKPEVKLETEDVAISSPAATKRINRGKNAKKSRQIVVDMPKIVEMANVSASCNTQIADGNNDKTNNAPEVTLSQCDICEFTFRDEQLRDMHFRLVHQNVSHTSNDLATNPNTASASEPDFKCHLCSKTFKMKGSLRVHLKVVHLMCLPYTGNSPKLNICDRIRHKETKVGTTASKGMPSIAQPTPLKGENSGTQILQPPSAAQPSLQQHQITLAANTTQVPAQVPNGFTFGTLTLLPAPTTVTANATGSLLNLNSNGDFVHTVDGAPLNSNVLLVINTNPTVGQGSETVTAAPSGTTVELQSKCTVESAKMWKCNECAKTFTTKYFLKKHKRLHTGEMPYTCVICARTFTFQQSYHKHLLYHSNEKPHVCSTCGRAFKELSTLHNHERIHSGEKPFKCEVCGKCFRQRVSFLVHTRIHTGIMPYKCDVCQKSFRYKVSQRTHKCQPLPSFPDEAESRTPENETGNSTNNHTPDHTADDISECFIKEFLENTKAHINEGHNSPASAEISAITGNVDEALLTKAIDDIVVESCNKMGIGNHHVGSQHLSPTNLPRTGESSIACSDDCHSPTQKLQNMRLYSPQLPVTGLSNGDSDSVDNIFPRFLLDDVGNSML
- the LOC128871792 gene encoding Bardet-Biedl syndrome 5 protein homolog, which encodes MDSLTENLLWEDKEIRFDTPNVQNQLRKGEKVLDTIYHIEDTKGNPGNTGRLLATNLRIIWYSLSHKKYNLSIGFGRFVNTNTRSVVSKVGGPTQALYILATGSNTRFEFLFTDVSGDTARRNAPIFQGIFEIYQLYQRTYLYRDLKLRGAIVLSGQLIIMPDELVYSNVNGVWNLSSDQGNLGSFVVTNIRLVWFADANDTFNISLPYLQIANIRIRESKYGPALVIQTAETGGGYVLGFRIDPAERLNEVYKELISLHTIYSENPNFGVRYDSAEALKRLAIIKEAEEFKTDEFQEIDERQEREVNSKLNTYLAEGTVVAGTEAPVREPVYCKELGFAMERIREGYKLQDLWDVLPRVEGD